One genomic window of Methanosarcina acetivorans C2A includes the following:
- a CDS encoding TCP-1/cpn60 chaperonin family protein: MASELKTPGSTNPESQDGMAKLARTIRDKILIDEPVKEEELIDQLERAAIEIDELLGSSLGPKGMNKIIVNPVGDIFVTSDGKVILKEIDVLHPIVTSLKKLAESMDKACGDGTKTAVIFASNLIKNAVRLIRAGVHPTIIIEGYELAMQKTYEMLQYSIRQASEEDIRTTIMCSATGKGIERQQAQAVTDIVLGVISHLSEKQDRRLDLNRNVKILKKKGGPEIVAVEGLIMDENPAREDMPKSYQNPAVLITNYDLKIKSGYLNPQHNLKMDSVQTALLFEERKKQLCGEIARKIIDSGANVLFSEGDIDPYIETLLRDSNILAFKKLKMKDLEKLAEATGTTLMAQPDEIRPCNLGKADSIKLEKKNGENFVFITVKEKAIATILIREPVKYGLDKVEEAVDDALNNAAFLRKNREIVNGGGAIEFELAHMVRLFATTQTGKRQLAVQAYAEALEKIPVILARNMGMNEIDAMAQMRNSYARGLEARIDLSRKVTDRGPEVYDSATVKKLAIIAGTETAKKVLRIDEIVPKR, encoded by the coding sequence ATGGCAAGCGAACTAAAAACACCGGGCAGCACTAATCCCGAAAGCCAGGACGGAATGGCAAAACTGGCGCGGACGATAAGGGATAAGATCCTGATTGACGAGCCGGTAAAGGAAGAAGAGCTGATCGACCAGCTTGAAAGGGCAGCGATAGAAATTGACGAACTTCTTGGCTCATCCCTCGGCCCGAAAGGGATGAATAAGATAATAGTAAATCCGGTGGGAGATATTTTCGTTACAAGCGACGGGAAAGTCATCTTAAAGGAAATAGATGTACTTCACCCGATCGTGACCTCCCTCAAAAAGCTCGCGGAATCTATGGACAAAGCCTGCGGAGACGGTACAAAAACGGCAGTCATTTTTGCAAGCAACCTGATTAAAAACGCGGTCAGGCTTATCAGGGCAGGGGTACACCCGACAATTATTATCGAAGGGTACGAACTTGCCATGCAAAAAACGTATGAGATGCTGCAGTACAGCATAAGGCAGGCCTCAGAAGAGGATATCCGCACAACCATAATGTGCTCGGCAACAGGGAAGGGGATTGAAAGGCAGCAGGCACAGGCTGTTACGGATATTGTCCTGGGAGTTATAAGCCACCTTTCCGAAAAACAGGACCGGAGACTTGACCTGAATCGGAACGTCAAGATCCTCAAAAAGAAAGGCGGACCGGAAATCGTTGCAGTAGAAGGCCTGATCATGGACGAAAACCCGGCAAGGGAGGATATGCCAAAAAGCTACCAGAACCCGGCGGTCCTGATTACGAATTACGACCTCAAGATAAAAAGCGGATATTTGAACCCCCAGCATAACCTCAAAATGGATTCCGTGCAGACTGCGCTCCTTTTTGAGGAGAGGAAAAAGCAGCTCTGTGGGGAAATTGCCCGGAAGATTATTGATTCGGGAGCAAATGTCCTCTTTTCCGAAGGAGATATTGACCCCTATATCGAAACTCTGCTCAGGGACAGTAATATTCTGGCTTTCAAGAAGCTAAAGATGAAAGACCTCGAAAAGCTTGCGGAAGCCACAGGTACGACCCTGATGGCACAGCCGGACGAGATTCGCCCCTGCAACCTCGGAAAGGCAGACAGTATAAAACTTGAAAAGAAAAACGGGGAAAATTTTGTTTTCATCACCGTGAAAGAGAAAGCAATAGCCACCATCCTGATCCGGGAGCCTGTGAAATACGGGCTTGACAAGGTGGAAGAAGCTGTTGATGATGCCCTGAACAATGCGGCGTTCCTCCGGAAAAACAGGGAAATCGTAAACGGAGGAGGGGCAATTGAGTTTGAACTTGCGCATATGGTCAGGCTCTTTGCGACAACGCAGACAGGGAAAAGACAGCTGGCAGTCCAGGCATATGCCGAGGCCCTTGAAAAAATTCCTGTGATCCTTGCCAGAAATATGGGAATGAATGAAATAGATGCAATGGCGCAGATGAGGAATTCGTATGCAAGAGGACTGGAGGCAAGGATAGACCTATCAAGAAAGGTAACGGACAGGGGACCTGAAGTCTACGACTCGGCAACGGTAAAGAAACTCGCAATTATTGCGGGTACGGAAACGGCAAAAAAAGTACTCAGGATAGACGAGATAGTGCCTAAGAGATGA
- a CDS encoding hydantoinase/oxoprolinase family protein encodes MYLGLGIDTGGTYTDAAVIDMSNGTVIESNKALTTYPDLIRGIKNSIEGLNPDYLKRIKFASVSTTLATNTTLEGKGYPAGLILIGHTIPKKLASRYVISIGGGHDSDGNEVAPLEDLETVKEFVRQIKNKVAAFAVSGYFGVRNPEHELRVKEVIQEITDMPVVCGHELSLSLGAYERAVTALLNAELIPVSKQFIKSVQAVMEEKEIKATLMMMKCDGSLVRIEEALQKPVESIFSGPAASLVGAAHLTGLDTCATVDVGGTSTDIAMITGGIPEISDSGARVGGWKTMVKAIRMETSALGGDSLVWIRRKPFLGPARVIPLCLAASEFPEILEKLEKNDTPNERIMDEIIQPTSFFVRNGINSPELLSGELEEDERAIIEQLGTEPLSISEISERTGKHPLLFAGILKNLIRKRHLSQIGFTPTDALHVLGEYARWDGRASFIGAKMLGKTLKQGAEEFSARIKAEVVGKLTLELVSFFAEDLKKEDIGKLLAKEDVMKFRIKVPVVLVGAPVRAYLKGLNEAVDADIRIPAFHEVGNAVGALAGKIVHRTEILIRPSAAGNAEYSVFSRLGKDVFEDYGEALDYGLKLSHRLISEYMDGYGLDMDNVKFDLKQNDVGSRGKAPLETRLVGVGVGTTGKLA; translated from the coding sequence ATGTATCTGGGACTGGGCATTGATACCGGTGGGACATATACCGATGCCGCTGTTATAGATATGTCAAACGGGACCGTGATCGAGTCAAATAAAGCGCTTACAACTTATCCTGACCTTATAAGGGGGATAAAGAACTCAATTGAGGGACTGAACCCGGATTACCTGAAAAGGATAAAATTCGCTTCTGTTTCCACAACCCTTGCTACCAATACTACTCTTGAAGGCAAAGGCTATCCCGCAGGGCTGATCCTTATAGGGCACACCATCCCGAAAAAACTTGCCAGCCGTTATGTAATCTCAATAGGAGGAGGACACGACTCCGACGGAAACGAAGTTGCCCCCCTTGAAGACCTGGAAACCGTAAAAGAATTTGTCAGGCAGATAAAGAACAAAGTGGCTGCTTTTGCCGTTTCCGGCTACTTCGGAGTCCGGAACCCGGAACATGAACTAAGAGTCAAGGAAGTAATTCAGGAAATAACTGATATGCCTGTTGTCTGCGGGCATGAGCTTTCCCTGAGCCTGGGAGCTTACGAAAGGGCAGTAACCGCCCTTTTGAATGCCGAACTGATCCCGGTAAGCAAGCAGTTTATCAAATCCGTCCAGGCAGTAATGGAAGAAAAAGAAATTAAGGCGACCCTGATGATGATGAAGTGCGACGGGTCCCTGGTCCGCATTGAAGAAGCCTTGCAAAAACCTGTCGAATCAATCTTTTCCGGACCCGCAGCAAGCCTTGTAGGGGCTGCCCACCTCACAGGCCTGGATACCTGTGCAACCGTGGACGTCGGAGGCACCAGTACCGACATTGCCATGATTACCGGAGGCATCCCCGAGATCAGCGATTCCGGAGCAAGAGTCGGGGGCTGGAAAACAATGGTAAAAGCGATCCGGATGGAGACCTCGGCCCTTGGCGGGGACAGCCTGGTCTGGATCAGAAGAAAACCCTTTCTTGGCCCTGCAAGAGTAATTCCCCTCTGTCTTGCCGCCTCGGAGTTCCCGGAGATTCTGGAGAAACTGGAGAAAAATGATACCCCTAACGAGCGCATAATGGACGAGATCATACAACCGACCTCTTTTTTCGTAAGGAACGGGATCAACTCCCCCGAACTTCTAAGCGGGGAACTCGAAGAAGACGAAAGGGCAATTATCGAACAGCTCGGAACAGAGCCTCTTTCGATATCCGAGATTTCGGAAAGGACAGGAAAACACCCGCTCTTGTTTGCAGGAATTCTTAAAAACCTCATCCGTAAAAGGCACTTAAGCCAGATCGGGTTTACTCCAACCGATGCCCTGCACGTGCTCGGAGAATATGCAAGGTGGGACGGAAGAGCTTCTTTTATAGGAGCAAAAATGCTTGGAAAAACCCTCAAACAGGGAGCAGAGGAGTTTTCAGCCCGGATAAAGGCTGAAGTCGTGGGAAAACTTACTCTTGAACTGGTTTCCTTCTTTGCCGAAGACCTGAAAAAAGAGGACATCGGAAAGCTTCTGGCAAAAGAAGATGTCATGAAATTCCGCATAAAAGTCCCTGTAGTTCTGGTAGGAGCCCCTGTAAGGGCATACCTGAAAGGACTGAATGAGGCGGTGGATGCAGACATAAGGATCCCCGCTTTCCATGAGGTGGGAAATGCTGTGGGTGCCCTTGCAGGAAAAATCGTCCACAGGACAGAGATCCTTATCCGCCCTTCAGCAGCAGGAAATGCAGAGTATTCGGTATTCTCCAGGCTTGGAAAAGATGTCTTTGAAGACTATGGAGAAGCCCTGGACTACGGGCTCAAGCTCAGCCACAGGCTGATTTCGGAGTACATGGACGGATACGGGCTTGACATGGACAATGTGAAATTTGACCTTAAACAGAACGATGTGGGAAGCAGGGGAAAAGCCCCACTGGAAACCCGCCTGGTCGGAGTCGGCGTAGGAACGACCGGAAAGCTGGCATAA